Proteins from one Bacteroides mediterraneensis genomic window:
- a CDS encoding AraC family transcriptional regulator, with product MKEEVIELDSVEKYNRLFGLETLHPMVSVVDLSKATRWPQEFKVNYGVYALFLKEICCGDITYGRQPYDYQEGTIVCFAPGQVASFRMKEGTLPQCHGLLFHPDFIRGTQLGRDIKHYSFFSYETREALHVSEDERRTVMDCLKKIDTELRRPADKHSRRLITANIGLLLDYCMRFYERQFTTREASNKDIIVRFEQLLDEYFDSPAPQEEGLPTVKYFAEKVFLSPNYFGDMISRQTGRTASEYIQGKVIEKAKDLLLSTTKPMSEIAYSLGFQYPQHMSRMFKRLVGHTPNEYRSQCG from the coding sequence ATGAAAGAAGAAGTGATTGAACTGGATTCAGTGGAAAAATACAACCGGCTCTTCGGACTGGAGACCCTGCACCCGATGGTCAGCGTGGTCGACTTGTCGAAGGCTACGCGGTGGCCGCAGGAGTTTAAAGTCAACTATGGGGTGTATGCCCTGTTCCTGAAAGAAATCTGTTGCGGAGACATCACCTACGGACGCCAGCCCTACGACTACCAGGAGGGGACGATTGTCTGTTTCGCCCCGGGTCAGGTGGCCTCTTTCCGTATGAAGGAAGGCACGCTGCCCCAATGCCACGGACTGCTGTTTCATCCGGATTTTATCCGGGGCACGCAGCTGGGAAGGGACATCAAGCATTACTCCTTTTTCTCCTATGAAACCCGCGAGGCACTGCACGTGTCGGAGGACGAACGGCGCACGGTGATGGACTGCCTGAAAAAGATTGACACGGAACTGCGACGCCCCGCCGACAAGCACAGCCGCCGCCTGATTACGGCCAACATCGGACTGCTGCTGGACTACTGCATGCGCTTCTACGAACGGCAGTTCACCACGCGCGAGGCTTCCAACAAGGACATCATCGTACGCTTTGAACAGCTGCTCGACGAGTATTTCGACAGTCCGGCACCGCAGGAAGAGGGACTGCCTACCGTGAAATACTTTGCGGAGAAGGTCTTCCTCTCGCCCAACTATTTCGGCGACATGATCAGCCGGCAGACGGGACGGACAGCCTCGGAATACATTCAGGGAAAGGTGATTGAAAAGGCTAAAGACCTGTTGCTCTCCACCACCAAGCCCATGAGCGAGATTGCCTACAGCCTGGGCTTCCAGTACCCGCAACACATGAGCCGGATGTTCAAGCGGCTGGTGGGACACACCCCGAACGAATACCGGAGCCAGTGCGGATAA